The following are from one region of the Bacteroidia bacterium genome:
- a CDS encoding ChaN family lipoprotein encodes MKNIVLIFIMFYSIGITAQNKEAYKIFNSDGNISSYDSLLNACKDADFVFFGEDHSSSIAHWLQIELTADLFKLREKDLVIGAEMFEADVQLIINEYLNGRIKNKDLETEARIWPNYKTDYKPIVQFCKKNNITFIATNIPHRYAAMVSKGGFAELDSLSNDAKKFIAPLPIEYDENIKCYKSMLEDMDSTDSHYSKHLPKAQAIKDATMAHFILQNYKKDQIFFHLNGSYHSNNKEGILLYLKPEKKKYKVITINTESQKTLSELSKDAIKSADFIICIPENMPGSY; translated from the coding sequence ATGAAAAATATTGTTTTAATATTTATAATGTTCTATTCTATAGGCATTACAGCACAGAATAAAGAAGCATACAAAATCTTTAATTCAGATGGAAATATTTCTTCTTACGACTCATTATTAAATGCATGCAAAGATGCAGATTTCGTTTTTTTTGGTGAAGACCATAGCAGCTCAATAGCTCATTGGCTTCAAATTGAACTTACTGCAGATTTATTTAAACTCAGAGAAAAAGATTTAGTAATTGGAGCCGAAATGTTCGAAGCTGATGTTCAGCTAATTATTAACGAGTATTTAAACGGAAGAATAAAAAATAAAGATCTTGAAACCGAAGCCAGAATATGGCCTAATTATAAAACAGATTACAAACCAATAGTTCAATTTTGTAAAAAAAATAATATCACATTTATTGCAACTAACATTCCACATCGTTATGCAGCAATGGTTTCAAAGGGTGGATTTGCCGAATTAGACAGCCTCTCAAATGATGCAAAAAAATTTATAGCACCTCTGCCAATAGAGTACGATGAAAACATAAAATGCTATAAATCTATGCTTGAAGATATGGATAGTACCGATTCCCACTATAGCAAACACTTGCCAAAAGCACAGGCAATTAAAGATGCTACTATGGCACATTTTATTTTACAGAATTACAAAAAAGATCAGATTTTTTTTCACCTTAATGGAAGTTATCATAGTAATAACAAGGAAGGCATTCTTTTATATTTAAAACCCGAAAAAAAGAAATATAAGGTTATTACAATAAACACAGAATCTCAGAAAACTCTTTCAGAATTATCAAAAGATGCTATTAAATCGGCTGATTTTATAATTTGTATTCCTGAAAATATGCCAGGTTCATATTAA
- the lipA gene encoding lipoyl synthase produces MFPKHKIDSNKPKVKLPSGKSYLSVKKVVEEGKLHTICQSGNCPNLSECWGAGTATFMILGNICTRSCRFCSVETGKPLALDLDEPKRIADSVKQMKLKHCVITSVDRDDLTDGGALHWAKTVNAVKTETPLTTIEILIPDFKFDKNSLNIVIASKPNIISHNLETVERLTKQIRVQAKYRRSLDVLKYLHENGVITKSGIMLGLGETLDEVYSTMDDLLEAGCNIVTIGQYLQPTTDNVKVEKYYSEEEFNNLKIIAIQKGFKVAECGSLVRSSYHAEKHLI; encoded by the coding sequence ATGTTCCCAAAACATAAAATTGATTCAAATAAACCTAAGGTAAAACTTCCTTCCGGGAAGTCCTATTTGTCTGTTAAGAAGGTTGTGGAAGAAGGAAAACTTCATACGATCTGCCAGAGTGGAAACTGTCCGAATTTATCGGAATGCTGGGGTGCCGGAACTGCTACGTTTATGATACTTGGAAATATTTGTACCCGATCATGTCGTTTTTGTTCAGTTGAAACCGGAAAGCCACTTGCTCTTGATTTAGATGAGCCAAAACGAATTGCCGACTCTGTTAAGCAAATGAAATTAAAACATTGTGTAATAACAAGTGTTGACAGAGATGATTTAACAGATGGGGGAGCTTTACATTGGGCAAAAACTGTGAACGCTGTTAAAACCGAAACTCCTTTAACCACTATTGAAATTCTTATACCCGATTTTAAGTTTGATAAAAATAGTCTGAACATTGTTATCGCTTCAAAACCAAATATTATTTCACATAATTTAGAAACAGTTGAACGATTAACCAAGCAGATAAGAGTTCAGGCGAAATATAGAAGAAGCTTAGATGTTTTGAAATATTTGCATGAAAATGGTGTTATTACAAAAAGCGGTATAATGCTTGGCTTGGGCGAAACACTGGACGAGGTTTATTCTACAATGGATGATTTATTGGAAGCAGGTTGTAATATTGTTACAATTGGTCAGTATTTACAGCCAACTACAGATAATGTAAAAGTCGAAAAATACTATTCCGAAGAAGAGTTTAACAATTTGAAGATAATAGCAATTCAAAAAGGTTTTAAAGTTGCAGAATGTGGTAGTTTAGTACGCTCATCCTATCATGCCGAAAAGCATCTGATTTAA
- a CDS encoding BamA/TamA family outer membrane protein, producing METINKIKNKIIVDFENNGYPFANIKSDSIEIKPGTISIKHLIKSGQLISFDSIEIIGNAKISNSFLTHYLGIISGNNYNEKKVAQINRLIKELNFISIDKPEEIYFIGNKAKIRLYLKQKKANQFNGILGILPDQKTAGKFLLTGDISLNLLNTFRRSDRIEFSWKKLETSSQNLFASVQLPYLFNKPVGSSASIKLFKKDSTFLTVTSHLGIPFYLSGSNNIGLYYENSSSTLLSSSGLSTLTTLPTLSSYYSNIFGILISYSSLNNKYNPLNGFDIKVQAGYGKKTIERHPEINPIVYNDIQMTSFRNELYADISKYTNLYKKWVIKLRLQSGYINTKKLFKNELFRIGGLSTLRGFDEESIYASEFFIGSSELRFLFEENSAFFAFYDQGYYKSIDINNDNPSGFGAGIEFQTKAGIFTLSYAIGHQLGNSIQFKTARVHFGFINRF from the coding sequence ATGGAAACAATCAATAAGATCAAAAATAAAATTATTGTTGATTTTGAAAACAACGGGTATCCATTTGCAAATATTAAATCTGATAGTATTGAAATTAAACCGGGTACAATTTCAATAAAACATTTAATAAAAAGTGGTCAATTAATAAGTTTTGACAGCATTGAAATTATTGGTAATGCAAAAATTTCAAATAGCTTTTTAACACATTATCTGGGAATTATTTCGGGAAACAATTATAACGAAAAAAAAGTTGCTCAAATAAATAGATTAATAAAAGAACTGAACTTTATTTCAATTGATAAACCTGAAGAAATATATTTTATTGGCAATAAAGCAAAAATTAGATTATATCTAAAACAAAAAAAAGCAAATCAGTTTAATGGAATACTTGGTATTTTGCCCGATCAAAAAACAGCTGGCAAATTTCTATTAACTGGTGACATCTCCCTTAATCTTTTAAATACATTTCGAAGAAGTGACAGAATAGAATTCTCGTGGAAAAAACTGGAAACATCTTCACAAAATCTTTTTGCTTCTGTTCAATTACCATATTTGTTTAACAAACCGGTTGGTAGTAGTGCTTCAATAAAATTATTCAAAAAAGACAGTACGTTTTTAACTGTAACATCCCATCTTGGTATTCCATTTTACCTATCGGGTTCAAATAATATCGGACTTTATTACGAAAATTCTTCTTCCACATTACTTTCGTCATCTGGATTATCAACTTTAACAACACTCCCTACATTATCAAGCTATTATTCAAATATTTTTGGAATTTTAATTAGCTACTCTTCACTTAATAATAAATATAATCCATTAAATGGGTTTGACATAAAAGTTCAGGCAGGTTATGGAAAAAAAACAATTGAAAGGCATCCAGAAATCAATCCGATTGTATATAACGATATACAAATGACTTCTTTTAGAAACGAACTATATGCAGACATTTCAAAATATACTAACTTATACAAAAAATGGGTTATAAAACTTAGATTGCAATCTGGTTACATCAACACAAAAAAACTTTTTAAAAATGAACTTTTTCGAATTGGCGGACTTTCAACTTTACGTGGATTCGACGAAGAAAGTATTTACGCATCAGAATTTTTTATTGGAAGCTCGGAATTAAGATTTCTGTTTGAAGAAAATTCAGCTTTCTTCGCTTTTTACGATCAGGGGTATTATAAAAGTATAGATATTAACAACGATAACCCTTCTGGTTTTGGAGCAGGAATAGAATTTCAGACTAAAGCAGGAATATTTACTTTGAGCTATGCTATTGGCCATCAACTAGGAAATAGCATACAATTTAAAACAGCCAGGGTACATTTTGGTTTTATTAATCGTTTTTAA
- a CDS encoding FAD:protein FMN transferase, producing the protein MKYLTLLLFLTGISFACSNNHTETITIYPLKGQYVHFTGNTQGTTFSIKYKINTDSIKLPEFTALFNNIDNSMSEYVDSSIISRINKNDVNVKTDDLFNSVYKASIKVFEQTDGYFDITVAPLVKAWGFLPSAKVKLDQAKVDSLKEFIGMNKIKLVNNQIIKEDPRIQLDLNSIAQGFSVDYVAIFLESKNITDYMVEIGGEVRTKGLNDKGEPWKVGIDNPEGSEENRGLQTILALSGKSVTTSGSYRKFFEENGVKYSHTINPKTGYPTHHNLLSVTIVADCATIADGYDTPIMVMGFEKGKEFVEKHKFLEAYFIYSDEKGTLKVWKSKGMEKYIVLLN; encoded by the coding sequence ATGAAATACTTAACACTTCTTCTTTTTTTAACAGGCATTTCATTTGCCTGCTCAAATAACCATACTGAAACAATAACAATTTACCCATTAAAAGGTCAATATGTTCATTTTACAGGAAATACTCAAGGCACAACATTTAGTATTAAATATAAAATAAATACTGATAGCATTAAATTACCTGAATTCACCGCTTTATTTAACAATATAGACAATTCAATGTCAGAATATGTTGATAGTTCTATTATATCAAGAATAAACAAAAATGATGTTAATGTAAAAACTGATGATTTATTTAATTCCGTATATAAAGCAAGTATAAAAGTTTTTGAGCAAACTGATGGGTATTTTGACATAACAGTTGCACCACTTGTTAAAGCATGGGGATTCTTACCTTCTGCAAAGGTAAAGTTAGATCAAGCAAAAGTTGATAGCCTTAAAGAATTTATTGGAATGAATAAAATTAAATTAGTGAACAACCAAATAATTAAGGAGGATCCTCGAATTCAACTAGACTTAAATTCAATTGCACAGGGTTTTTCTGTTGACTATGTGGCTATATTTCTTGAATCAAAAAATATTACAGACTATATGGTAGAAATTGGCGGTGAAGTTAGAACAAAAGGTCTTAACGATAAAGGCGAACCATGGAAAGTTGGTATAGATAATCCTGAAGGAAGTGAAGAAAACAGGGGACTTCAAACTATACTTGCCTTATCTGGAAAATCTGTAACAACAAGCGGAAGTTATCGTAAATTTTTTGAAGAAAATGGTGTAAAATACTCGCATACTATTAATCCAAAAACAGGATATCCTACTCATCACAACCTATTAAGTGTGACTATTGTTGCCGATTGTGCTACAATTGCCGACGGGTATGACACCCCAATTATGGTAATGGGTTTTGAAAAGGGTAAAGAATTTGTAGAAAAACATAAATTTTTAGAAGCCTATTTTATTTATTCTGACGAAAAAGGAACGCTTAAAGTGTGGAAATCAAAAGGGATGGAAAAATATATCGTCCTTTTAAATTAA
- a CDS encoding zinc ribbon domain-containing protein yields the protein MICPKCFTENDNDALFCKKCGTNLNTGKPNKNSKNKIFDILLFISITYWFVMDFLNVIIRVLVNNWYDSPFKYFQMGTNLIYAAIPIFIALSIKSKGLKIPAIIFAALISSYILYTNIEWMITEYNREISFAF from the coding sequence ATGATTTGCCCAAAATGCTTTACAGAAAACGATAACGATGCGCTGTTTTGCAAAAAATGCGGAACAAATTTAAACACCGGTAAACCAAACAAAAACAGCAAAAACAAAATCTTCGATATTTTGTTATTTATTTCAATTACCTATTGGTTTGTAATGGATTTTTTAAATGTAATTATCAGAGTACTAGTAAATAACTGGTATGATAGTCCATTTAAGTATTTCCAGATGGGAACTAATTTAATTTATGCTGCAATACCAATATTTATAGCACTATCAATAAAAAGTAAAGGGTTAAAAATTCCTGCAATTATTTTTGCTGCATTAATTTCTTCATACATTTTATATACAAATATAGAATGGATGATAACAGAATATAACAGAGAAATCAGTTTCGCTTTTTAA
- a CDS encoding MBL fold metallo-hydrolase produces MKLSSINTGTFKLDGGAMFGVVPKVMWQKVYPADENNLCTWALRCLLIETENRKILIDCGIGNKQSEKFLGHYHITGNEGFEKSLSHTGVTPNEITDVILTHLHFDHCGGAVQHSADKSGFEPTFKNAKYWIGKQQWDLANNPNKRENASYLNENFIPLMEAGKVIFIENNTEIISGISARIYNGHTAGQVIPFINYKGNTLVYMADFIPTTAHIPLPFIISYDTSPLITLAEKEEFLKEAVLNNYILFFEHDNINECCTVHNTEKGVRANKTGLLKDYI; encoded by the coding sequence ATGAAACTCTCTTCCATAAATACAGGAACCTTTAAACTTGATGGTGGTGCAATGTTTGGCGTTGTTCCTAAAGTAATGTGGCAAAAAGTTTATCCTGCCGACGAAAATAATTTATGTACATGGGCATTAAGATGTCTGCTAATTGAAACCGAAAACCGAAAAATTCTTATTGATTGCGGTATTGGAAATAAACAAAGCGAAAAATTTCTTGGTCACTATCACATCACCGGAAATGAAGGTTTTGAAAAATCTCTTTCACATACTGGAGTTACACCCAACGAAATAACAGATGTTATCTTAACCCATCTGCATTTTGATCATTGTGGAGGAGCCGTACAACACAGTGCAGACAAATCCGGTTTTGAGCCAACATTTAAAAATGCAAAATACTGGATTGGTAAACAGCAATGGGATTTAGCCAATAACCCTAACAAAAGGGAAAACGCATCTTATTTAAACGAGAATTTTATTCCGTTAATGGAAGCAGGTAAAGTAATATTTATCGAGAATAATACCGAAATTATTTCTGGAATTTCGGCAAGAATTTACAACGGGCACACTGCAGGACAAGTAATTCCATTTATAAATTATAAAGGCAATACTTTAGTTTATATGGCTGATTTTATCCCAACAACTGCACATATTCCCTTACCTTTTATTATTAGTTATGACACCAGCCCACTTATTACCTTAGCCGAAAAAGAAGAATTTTTAAAAGAGGCTGTATTAAATAATTATATTTTATTTTTTGAACATGACAATATTAATGAATGCTGTACTGTGCATAATACCGAAAAAGGAGTAAGAGCAAACAAAACAGGATTACTTAAAGATTATATATAA
- a CDS encoding nitroreductase family protein → MIDSLLQHKSIRKYKSDKISDELLNKILTAGTRASTTGNMQVYSIIVSRDEQAKEKLWEAHFKQNMILQAPVILTFCADFNRFNKWCEQRNAVPGYDNFLSFFTAAIDALLVAQNVCIAAEEEGLGICYLGTTTYMADKFIDILKLPKFVVPVAAITLGYPDENPQLTDRLPLESVIHFESYKDYTKEDINKAYSEKEALAQTLELLKINEKETLAQIFTDKRYTKKDNIAFSKSLLNVLEKQGFLNNQ, encoded by the coding sequence ATGATTGATTCTCTTTTACAACATAAATCGATAAGAAAATATAAGTCGGATAAAATAAGCGATGAATTACTTAATAAAATTCTGACTGCAGGTACAAGGGCATCTACTACTGGCAATATGCAAGTATACAGCATTATCGTTAGTCGTGATGAACAGGCAAAAGAAAAACTTTGGGAAGCTCACTTTAAACAAAATATGATATTACAGGCTCCTGTTATACTAACATTTTGTGCTGATTTTAATAGATTTAACAAATGGTGCGAACAAAGAAACGCTGTTCCCGGTTACGATAATTTTCTTTCATTTTTTACAGCTGCAATTGATGCACTTTTAGTTGCGCAAAATGTTTGCATTGCTGCCGAAGAAGAAGGTTTAGGTATTTGTTACCTAGGAACAACAACATATATGGCTGATAAATTTATTGATATTCTTAAACTTCCAAAGTTTGTGGTTCCTGTAGCGGCGATTACATTGGGTTATCCTGATGAAAACCCACAATTAACTGACAGACTTCCTTTAGAATCAGTAATTCATTTCGAATCATATAAAGATTACACTAAAGAAGATATTAATAAGGCATATTCTGAAAAGGAAGCACTTGCTCAAACTTTAGAACTTTTGAAAATTAACGAAAAAGAAACTTTAGCTCAGATTTTTACAGATAAACGTTATACAAAAAAAGACAATATTGCATTCTCAAAATCGTTATTGAATGTTCTTGAGAAACAAGGTTTCTTAAATAACCAGTAA
- a CDS encoding long-chain fatty acid--CoA ligase, whose translation MEVTRTFDLIDHINNKYPKSDILAGKVNGEWKKYSTQDYRCYSNYISYALLELGFKKDDKIITVTHNQPEWNFIDFGMAQIGVVHVPVYPNISEEDYTHIFNHCDATAVFVSDKVLLNRIENSINAAPKIKNVFCIAECEGLMSFSELIEIGKQNAEKHKKKLESIRDNIKENDLVTIIYTSGTTGLSKGVMLSHKNLVVNAISSSKIQPLNHNHRFLSFLPLCHVYERMINYHYQYLGISIYYAENLGTIAINLREINAHGMCSVPRVLENIFDKLNTVGKDLTGIKKKIFFWALKLALKYEVDGKNGWLYSQKLKIADKLVYNKWRASLGGNLQLIISGGSAIQIRLLRLFWAIGIQAIEGYGLTETSPVLSCNLPRKGGVKFGTVGQILEKIEVKIADDGEIISRGPCIMLGYYKDEEATKSVIDEDGWFHTGDIGNIDDEGFLKITDRKKEIFKNSGGKYVAPQLIENKCKESNFIEQVFIVGENEKYTAAVISPNFNHLHFWATKHKQHFRDNQDLILNTKVLDRIHKEIVCVNQKLSPHEQIKKFRLTADEWTPQTGELSPTLKLRRKVLFKKYDHYVKEMFL comes from the coding sequence ATGGAAGTCACTCGCACTTTTGACCTTATAGATCATATTAATAATAAATATCCTAAATCTGATATTCTTGCCGGAAAGGTCAATGGTGAGTGGAAAAAATACAGTACACAGGATTATCGCTGTTACTCCAATTATATTAGTTATGCTTTACTTGAACTTGGTTTTAAAAAGGACGACAAAATAATAACTGTTACTCACAATCAACCCGAATGGAACTTTATAGATTTTGGTATGGCTCAGATTGGTGTGGTGCATGTGCCTGTTTATCCAAACATTAGCGAGGAGGATTATACTCATATATTTAATCATTGCGATGCCACTGCTGTTTTTGTTAGCGATAAAGTTTTATTAAATCGTATAGAGAATTCTATTAATGCTGCACCAAAAATTAAAAATGTTTTTTGTATTGCGGAATGCGAAGGATTAATGTCATTTTCAGAATTAATAGAAATTGGTAAACAAAATGCCGAAAAACATAAAAAGAAACTTGAAAGTATTCGTGATAACATTAAAGAAAATGATCTTGTAACAATAATTTATACATCAGGAACAACAGGTTTATCAAAAGGTGTAATGTTATCACATAAGAATCTGGTTGTAAATGCCATTTCAAGTTCAAAAATTCAACCCTTAAATCATAATCATCGTTTTTTAAGTTTTTTGCCTTTATGCCATGTTTATGAGCGAATGATAAATTACCATTACCAGTATCTTGGAATTAGTATTTATTATGCTGAAAATCTCGGAACAATTGCAATAAACCTTAGAGAAATTAATGCACATGGTATGTGTTCTGTACCCCGTGTTTTGGAAAACATATTTGACAAACTTAACACAGTTGGAAAAGACCTTACGGGTATAAAAAAGAAAATATTTTTCTGGGCATTAAAACTTGCGCTTAAATATGAAGTTGATGGTAAAAATGGTTGGTTATATTCTCAGAAATTAAAAATCGCAGATAAGTTAGTTTATAATAAATGGAGAGCATCACTGGGAGGTAATTTGCAATTAATTATTTCTGGTGGATCTGCAATTCAGATAAGACTTTTAAGATTATTCTGGGCAATTGGTATTCAGGCTATTGAGGGTTATGGACTAACCGAAACATCGCCTGTTCTTTCTTGTAATCTTCCACGTAAAGGTGGGGTTAAGTTTGGAACTGTAGGGCAAATACTTGAAAAAATTGAAGTAAAAATTGCAGATGATGGTGAGATTATTTCCAGAGGTCCTTGTATAATGTTAGGATATTATAAAGATGAAGAAGCAACTAAAAGTGTAATTGACGAAGATGGCTGGTTTCATACAGGAGATATAGGAAATATTGACGATGAAGGCTTCCTGAAAATTACTGATAGAAAAAAAGAAATTTTTAAGAATAGCGGAGGAAAATATGTAGCTCCTCAGTTAATTGAAAATAAATGCAAGGAGTCTAATTTTATTGAACAGGTTTTTATTGTTGGCGAAAACGAGAAATATACAGCAGCAGTTATTTCACCAAATTTTAATCATTTGCATTTTTGGGCAACAAAGCACAAACAGCATTTTCGCGATAATCAGGATTTAATTTTAAACACTAAGGTTCTTGATAGGATTCACAAGGAAATTGTTTGTGTTAACCAGAAACTTAGTCCGCACGAACAAATTAAAAAATTCAGGCTCACTGCCGATGAATGGACACCTCAGACAGGTGAACTTAGCCCAACTCTAAAACTCAGACGTAAAGTTCTTTTTAAGAAATACGACCATTACGTTAAAGAAATGTTTCTTTAA
- a CDS encoding urocanate hydratase: MTVQDFQNAVKQGIPEVLPKPKEFESSVNHAPKRKDILNLTEKKLALKNALRYFPESQHAILAKEFLHELNTYGRIYMHRFRPDYKIYARSINEFPYKSVQAGAIMLMLSNNLDHAVAQHPHELITYGGNGAVFQNWAQYLLTMKYLSEMTDEQTLVMYSGHPMGLFPSHKEAPRVVVTNGMVIPNYSGKDHYEKFNALGVSQYGQMTAGSFMYIGPQGIVHGTTITILNAGRLISKNNDSLAGKLFVSSGLGGMSGAQPKAAVIAGAIGVIAEINPKATHTRHSQGWVDEVYSDLDKLAERVKNAKANKESVSIAYQGNIVDLWEKFVKEKIHVEMGSDQTSLHNPFAGGYYPAGISFEESNEMMAKEPEKFKEKVYESLRRHVAAINTLTSKGMYFFDYGNAFLLESSRAGADMMKADGNFKYPSYVQDIMGPMCFDYGFGPFRWVCTSSKPEDLDFTDQLAANVLEKLSLEAPKEIKQQMLDNVKWINEAKKNKLVVGSQARILYADAEGRIEIAKAFNKAVKEGKISAPIVLGRDHHDVSGTDSPFRETSNIYDGSQFTADMAIHNVIGDSFRGATWVSIHNGGGVGWGEVINGGFGMVLDGSPEADIRLQRMLFWDVNNGISRRSWARNNEAVFAIKRAMEKEPNLKVTIPNNADEKLIDSLF, translated from the coding sequence ATGACAGTTCAGGATTTTCAAAATGCAGTTAAACAAGGAATACCGGAAGTATTACCAAAACCAAAAGAATTTGAATCGAGTGTAAATCATGCTCCAAAAAGAAAAGACATTCTTAATTTAACAGAAAAAAAGCTGGCTTTAAAAAATGCACTAAGATATTTTCCTGAATCACAGCATGCAATTCTTGCAAAAGAATTCCTGCATGAACTAAACACTTACGGAAGAATTTACATGCATCGTTTCCGTCCCGATTATAAAATTTATGCAAGAAGTATAAACGAATTTCCATATAAATCTGTTCAGGCTGGAGCTATAATGCTAATGCTAAGCAATAATTTAGATCATGCAGTTGCTCAGCACCCTCACGAATTAATTACATATGGCGGTAATGGAGCTGTATTTCAAAATTGGGCTCAGTATCTTTTAACAATGAAATACCTGAGCGAAATGACCGATGAGCAAACACTTGTCATGTATTCGGGTCATCCAATGGGACTTTTTCCATCGCATAAAGAAGCACCGCGTGTTGTTGTAACAAATGGCATGGTAATACCAAATTATTCCGGAAAAGACCATTACGAAAAATTTAATGCTTTGGGAGTATCGCAATACGGACAGATGACAGCCGGTTCATTTATGTATATCGGGCCACAGGGAATTGTACACGGAACTACCATAACAATACTTAATGCAGGAAGGTTAATTTCAAAAAATAATGATAGCCTTGCAGGTAAACTTTTTGTGTCGAGCGGATTAGGCGGCATGTCTGGAGCTCAGCCAAAAGCAGCAGTAATTGCAGGAGCTATAGGTGTTATTGCAGAAATAAATCCCAAAGCAACACATACCCGTCACTCTCAGGGTTGGGTTGATGAAGTTTATTCTGATTTGGATAAACTTGCCGAAAGAGTTAAAAATGCTAAAGCAAATAAAGAATCTGTATCTATTGCTTATCAGGGAAATATTGTTGATTTGTGGGAAAAGTTTGTAAAAGAAAAAATTCACGTAGAAATGGGAAGTGATCAGACTTCACTTCATAACCCATTTGCAGGTGGTTATTATCCTGCAGGTATAAGCTTTGAGGAGTCAAATGAAATGATGGCAAAAGAGCCTGAAAAATTCAAAGAAAAAGTATACGAATCGCTTCGCAGACATGTAGCAGCAATAAATACACTTACTTCCAAAGGAATGTACTTTTTTGATTATGGGAATGCCTTTCTTTTAGAATCAAGTCGCGCAGGGGCAGATATGATGAAAGCAGATGGCAATTTCAAATATCCTTCATATGTACAAGATATAATGGGACCAATGTGTTTCGATTATGGGTTTGGTCCTTTCCGTTGGGTTTGCACCTCATCAAAGCCGGAAGATCTGGATTTTACTGACCAGTTAGCTGCTAATGTTTTAGAAAAACTTAGCTTAGAGGCTCCAAAAGAAATTAAACAACAAATGCTTGATAATGTAAAATGGATTAATGAAGCAAAGAAAAATAAACTTGTTGTTGGCTCACAGGCAAGAATCTTATATGCTGATGCAGAAGGAAGAATAGAAATCGCAAAAGCATTTAACAAAGCAGTAAAAGAAGGTAAAATTTCTGCTCCAATTGTTTTGGGTCGCGATCATCATGACGTTTCGGGAACAGATTCTCCTTTCCGCGAAACTTCAAATATTTATGATGGTTCGCAATTCACTGCTGACATGGCAATACATAATGTTATAGGTGATTCATTTCGCGGTGCAACATGGGTTTCTATACATAATGGTGGCGGTGTTGGCTGGGGTGAAGTAATTAACGGTGGTTTTGGAATGGTGCTCGATGGCAGTCCTGAAGCTGACATTCGTTTGCAAAGAATGTTATTCTGGGATGTAAACAATGGCATTTCCAGACGAAGCTGGGCAAGAAATAACGAAGCTGTTTTTGCTATTAAACGTGCTATGGAAAAAGAACCTAATTTAAAAGTTACCATTCCGAATAATGCTGACGAGAAATTAATTGATTCTTTATTTTAA